One segment of Myotis daubentonii chromosome 11, mMyoDau2.1, whole genome shotgun sequence DNA contains the following:
- the LOC132212748 gene encoding interferon omega-2-like: MALLLSLLTALVVFSTGPGGALGCDLPQDHVLLSRENLVLLSQMSTISPFFCLKDRKDFRFPQATVDGTQVQKAQAISVLYEMLQQIFNLLPTENSSVTWNKTLVDQLRSGLHQQLEDLDTCLVEEMGEEGSALAMQGPTLALKRYFQGIHLYLKEKKYSDCAWEVVRVEIMRSFSSITALQERLRNKDGDMRSP, translated from the coding sequence ATGGCCCTCCTGCTCTCTCTACTCACCGCCCTGGTGGTGTTCAGCACTGGCCCTGGGGGAGCTCTGGGCTGTGACCTGCCTCAGGACCATGTCCTGCTCAGCAGGGAGAACTTAGTGCTTCTGAGCCAAATGAGCACAATCTCCCCTTTCTTCTGTCTGAAGGACAGAAAGGACTTCAGATTCCCCCAGGCAACGGTGGACGGCACCCAGGTCCAGAAGGCCCAGGCCATCTCTGTCCTCTACGAGATGCTCCAGCAGATCTTCAACCTCTTGCCCACAGAGAACTCCTCTGTCACCTGGAACAAGACCCTCGTGGACCAACTGCGCTCAGGACTCCATCAGCAGCTGGAAGACCTGGACACGTGTTTGgtggaggagatgggagaggaaggATCTGCCCTGGCCATGCAGGGCCCTACCCTGGCCTTGAAGAGGTACTTCCAGGGCATCCATCTCTACCTGAAGGAGAAGAAATACAGTGACTGCGCCTGGGAGGTTGTCAGAGTGGAAATCATGAGATCCTTCTCCTCAATAACAGCCTTGCAAGAAAGGCTAAGAAATAAGGATGGAGACATGAGGTCACCTTGA